One genomic segment of Centropristis striata isolate RG_2023a ecotype Rhode Island chromosome 11, C.striata_1.0, whole genome shotgun sequence includes these proteins:
- the cldn15la gene encoding claudin 15-like a encodes MSTAVEATGFIMCLISWLITGAALANDYWKLSTVSGSVIISQRQFENLWHSCAENSAGIAECRDFESLLALPAHIQACRALMIISLLLGLGSMIVSLLGLKCIKIGSATDQTKAKVAVTGGILSMLAGLCCMIAVSWYAYRVVEDFHNPFFGGVKFELSTGLYMGWGGASLAMLGGAFLCSACKRASPGGKKGGYYGSQPGKVYTATARSDPDTAKAYV; translated from the exons ATGTCGACGGCTGTGGAAGCGACCGGGTTCATCATGTGCCTCATCAGCTGGCTGATCACCGGCGCCGCGCTGGCCAACGACTACTGGAAGCTTTCCACCGTGTCGGGCAGCGTCATCATCTCCCAGAGGCAGTTTGAGAACTTGTGGCACTCCTGCGCCGAGAACAGCGCCGGCATCGCCGAGTGTCGAGACTTTGAGTCGCTGCTCGCCCTCCCCG cTCACATTCAGGCGTGTCGCGCTCTGATGATCATCTCGCTGCTGCTCGGCCTCGGCTCCATGATCGTCTCCCTGCTCGGCCTCAAGTGCATCAAGATCGGCTCGGCCACCGACCAAACCAAGGCCAAGGTCGCCGTCACCGGGGGGATCCTGAGCATGCTAGCTG GTCTGTGCTGCATGATCGCTGTCTCCTGGTACGCCTACAGAGTCGTTGAGGATTTCCACAACCCGTTCTTTGGTGGCGTCAA gttcGAGCTGAGTACGGGTCTCTACATGGGATGGGGCGGAGCTAGTCTGGCGATGCTGGGTGGAGCTTTTCTTTGCTCCGCCTGTAAGAGAGCGTCACCTGGTGGCAAGAAAGG CGGGTACTATGGAAGCCAACCAGGGAAAGTCTACACGGCAACAGCCAGATCTGATCCAGATACAGCCAAAGCTTACGTCTGA